Proteins encoded together in one Mycobacterium sp. MS1601 window:
- a CDS encoding Acg family FMN-binding oxidoreductase, with amino-acid sequence MSATTVNIELIKKTVELAGRAPSLHNSQPWQWVVDGNRLRLYLDRSRIVRNTDRGGREALISCGAALDHLQVAAAASGWQTFVERFPDPNRPEHLASVEFWPAEFVSAATRARAAAILHRRTDRLPFRAPDGLNVLIPVLEHLLDPDAVRLSVLPEILLPQLLEASALTEATRRQDAGYQTELDWWTAPFELDQGIPPDLLNGVTDNDRVPANRNFPASAHPPRSHVDSDEAVVLVLSTPEDTRADALACGQALSTVLLECTAAGLATCTVTHVTELPAARSVVAELIGRAGVPQVLIRVGRAAELDLPTELTPRRELQDILRAQR; translated from the coding sequence ATGAGCGCTACGACGGTGAACATCGAACTGATCAAAAAGACCGTCGAACTCGCGGGCCGGGCACCGTCACTGCACAACAGTCAGCCCTGGCAGTGGGTGGTGGACGGCAACCGGTTGCGGTTGTATCTCGACCGCAGCCGCATCGTCCGCAACACCGACCGCGGCGGGCGTGAAGCATTGATCAGTTGTGGTGCGGCACTGGATCATCTGCAGGTGGCGGCCGCTGCGTCCGGGTGGCAGACATTCGTCGAGAGGTTCCCGGATCCCAACCGCCCCGAGCACCTGGCGTCGGTGGAATTCTGGCCGGCCGAGTTCGTGTCCGCGGCCACCAGGGCCCGGGCCGCGGCGATCTTGCACCGCCGCACCGACCGGCTCCCATTCCGGGCACCGGACGGGCTGAACGTGCTGATCCCCGTGCTCGAACACCTGCTGGATCCCGACGCCGTACGGCTGAGCGTTCTACCGGAGATCCTGCTGCCCCAACTGCTCGAGGCATCGGCACTCACCGAGGCCACGCGGCGACAAGACGCCGGCTATCAAACCGAACTGGACTGGTGGACGGCACCTTTCGAGCTGGATCAAGGAATTCCACCGGACTTGCTCAACGGCGTCACCGACAATGACCGGGTGCCGGCCAACCGCAACTTCCCGGCCAGCGCCCACCCGCCGCGTAGCCATGTGGACAGCGACGAGGCAGTGGTCCTGGTGTTGTCGACGCCCGAGGACACCCGTGCCGACGCACTGGCCTGCGGACAGGCCCTGTCGACTGTTTTGCTGGAATGCACCGCAGCCGGGTTGGCGACCTGCACGGTGACCCATGTGACCGAACTGCCTGCCGCCCGGTCGGTGGTGGCCGAGCTGATCGGACGTGCCGGCGTTCCACAGGTGCTGATCCGGGTGGGCCGGGCTGCCGAGCTCGACCTGCCCACCGAACTGACCCCACGACGCGAACTTCAGGACATCCTGCGGGCGCAGCGGTAG
- a CDS encoding MFS transporter has translation MARITHILQATGIAVHSWQRRPYMFKMSETQKVGLASGVGTTVEWYDFFIYGTAAGLVFNKIFFPEFDSLIGTLLAFATFSAAFLARPVGGIVFGHFGDRIGRKSMLVITLTIMGLTTLAIGLLPSYETIGVAAPIILVTLRFVQGFALGGEIGGAILMAVEHAPADKRGFYGSWVQMGVPAGLILGNAVFLMMAGLSTEQFESWGWRVPFLIGGLFVAIGLFVRLQVGESPNFDRVKNDAKLEKLPIRLVLRQYPQQVLLTCGAYFAIGVTFYGATVFGLSYGVSQVGFTRNQMLAIVLVAMAVTFVALPMFGKLSDSYGRKPVFLTGVFAMLGFTFPWFWMVNTGSFGLALIGYVVFCVAFATSYGPLAAFFAEAFDTRIRYTGISFGYTIGTLASSAPAPIVATYLLNRTGSYVAVALFMVVMCTVSVVCVIAMRETYRHNLPDGDDATEKDRISPISG, from the coding sequence GTGGCCCGGATCACTCATATATTGCAAGCCACAGGAATCGCTGTGCACTCGTGGCAACGGAGGCCATATATGTTCAAAATGTCCGAAACGCAGAAGGTTGGCCTGGCCAGCGGGGTCGGTACAACCGTCGAATGGTACGACTTCTTCATCTACGGCACCGCGGCAGGACTGGTGTTCAACAAGATCTTCTTTCCTGAATTCGACTCTCTGATAGGAACTTTGCTCGCGTTCGCTACCTTCTCTGCTGCGTTCCTCGCACGCCCGGTCGGTGGCATCGTGTTCGGACACTTCGGAGATCGGATCGGACGCAAGTCGATGCTCGTCATCACGTTGACGATCATGGGACTGACCACACTGGCCATCGGACTGCTGCCGAGTTACGAGACCATCGGCGTAGCAGCGCCAATCATCCTGGTGACGCTGCGCTTCGTCCAAGGGTTCGCGCTGGGTGGTGAAATCGGCGGCGCAATCCTCATGGCCGTCGAACACGCGCCGGCCGACAAACGCGGTTTCTACGGCAGTTGGGTGCAGATGGGGGTTCCGGCCGGGTTGATCCTGGGCAATGCGGTATTCCTGATGATGGCCGGCCTCTCTACCGAACAGTTCGAGTCCTGGGGTTGGCGTGTTCCCTTCCTGATCGGCGGATTGTTTGTCGCCATAGGCCTTTTCGTGAGGCTGCAAGTCGGCGAGAGTCCGAACTTCGATCGCGTCAAGAATGATGCGAAGTTGGAGAAGCTTCCCATCCGCCTGGTGCTTCGGCAATACCCCCAGCAAGTCCTGCTGACGTGCGGCGCATACTTCGCTATCGGTGTGACCTTTTACGGTGCGACAGTGTTCGGCCTGAGTTATGGAGTGTCCCAGGTTGGTTTCACGCGCAACCAGATGCTGGCAATCGTGCTCGTCGCTATGGCGGTCACTTTTGTTGCGTTGCCCATGTTCGGCAAACTGTCGGACTCATATGGGCGCAAGCCGGTGTTCCTGACCGGCGTCTTTGCGATGCTCGGGTTCACCTTTCCGTGGTTCTGGATGGTCAATACGGGATCGTTCGGGTTGGCATTGATCGGATACGTGGTGTTCTGTGTCGCCTTTGCGACGTCTTACGGGCCGCTGGCTGCCTTCTTCGCCGAGGCATTCGACACGCGCATCCGATACACCGGGATCTCGTTCGGATACACGATCGGAACTCTTGCCTCCAGCGCGCCCGCGCCGATTGTTGCGACATACCTGCTCAATCGGACAGGTTCGTATGTCGCTGTGGCGCTGTTCATGGTCGTGATGTGCACCGTGTCCGTGGTGTGCGTGATCGCGATGCGAGAGACGTACCGGCACAACCTGCCTGACGGTGACGACGCCACGGAGAAAGACCGAATCTCGCCGATTTCCGGCTAA
- a CDS encoding error-prone DNA polymerase, whose translation MGWHNGPPSWGEMERVLNSKPRRAGMPLGEPAGDGGDSPAWSSKRVAFEPGEQRRLRSRVPFAELHTHSAYSFLDGASTPEELVEEAARLDLQAIALTDHDGLYGVVRFAEAARELDMQTVFGAELSLGNGARTEVPDPAGPHLLVLARGPEGYRRLSRHISAAHLAGGEKGKPQYDFDALTEAAGGHWHILTGCRKGHVQQALSTGGPAEAEKALADLVDRFGAHRVSVELTHHGHPRDDERNAALAALAPKFGVGLVATTGAHFAAPERGRLAMAMGAIRARKSLDEAAGWLAPLGGAHLRSGDEMARLFAQHPESITAAAELGQQCAFGLQLIAPRLPPFDVPDGHTEDSYLRELAMEGAARRYGPRDGAPRAYAQIERELDIISRLDFPGYFLVVNDITRFCRDNKILCQGRGSAANSAVCYALGVTAIDPVANDLLFERFLSPARDGPPDIDIDIESDLREHAIQYVYQKYGRDYAAQVANVITYRGRSAVRDMARALGFSQGQQDAWSKQISRWDGLADSPDVDGIPEPVIDLALQIKNLPRHMGIHSGGMVICDRPIADVCPVEWARMENRSVLQWDKDDCAAIGLVKFDLLGLGMLSAMHYAVDLLEEHKGIEVDFATLDLSEPAVYEMLQKADSVGVFQVESRAQMATLPRLKPRVFYDLVVEVALIRPGPIQGNSVHPYINRRNGVEPVIYDHPSMEPALRKTLGVPLFQEQLMQLAVDCAGFTAAEADQLRRAMGSKRSTEKMRRLRGRFYDGMQQLHGITGPLADRIYEKLEAFANFGFPESHSLSFASLVFYSSWLKLHHPAAFCAALLRAQPMGFYSSQSLVADARRHGVLVHGPDVNASLAHPTLENAGTEVRLGLGEVRHIGEGLAQKIVDQRNAHGPFSSLLDLTGRVQLSVPQTEALATAGALGCFGITRREGLWAAGAAAAERPDRLPGVGSSSHVPTLPGMSDVELAASDVWATGVSPDSFPTQFLREDLDALGVVPANRLLDVPDGTRILIAGAVTHRQRPATAQGVTFLGLEDETGLMNVLCSPGVWGRHRRLAQTASALMIRGIVQNASGAVTVVADRMEKLTMRVASKSRDFR comes from the coding sequence GTGGGCTGGCACAACGGGCCTCCGAGCTGGGGCGAAATGGAGCGGGTGCTCAACAGCAAGCCGCGTCGTGCGGGCATGCCGTTGGGGGAGCCTGCGGGAGACGGCGGCGACAGTCCGGCCTGGTCCAGTAAACGGGTGGCGTTCGAGCCGGGGGAGCAGCGGCGACTCCGCTCCCGGGTGCCCTTCGCCGAACTGCACACCCATTCCGCCTACAGCTTCCTCGACGGCGCCAGCACTCCCGAAGAACTGGTCGAGGAGGCCGCACGCCTGGACCTGCAGGCCATCGCGCTGACCGACCACGACGGTCTCTACGGCGTGGTGCGGTTCGCTGAGGCCGCCCGCGAGCTGGACATGCAGACCGTCTTCGGCGCCGAACTGTCTCTGGGCAACGGCGCCCGCACCGAGGTGCCCGATCCCGCGGGGCCGCACCTGCTGGTGCTGGCACGGGGGCCGGAGGGCTATCGCCGGCTGTCGCGGCACATCTCGGCCGCTCACCTTGCCGGTGGTGAGAAGGGCAAACCGCAGTACGACTTCGACGCCCTGACCGAGGCGGCGGGCGGGCACTGGCACATCCTCACCGGTTGTCGCAAAGGTCATGTGCAGCAGGCATTGTCGACGGGGGGACCTGCGGAGGCCGAGAAAGCCCTGGCTGACCTGGTGGACCGGTTCGGGGCCCATCGGGTCAGTGTGGAGCTGACCCATCACGGGCATCCGCGCGACGATGAACGCAATGCCGCCCTGGCGGCGTTGGCGCCGAAGTTCGGGGTCGGTCTGGTGGCCACCACCGGAGCGCATTTCGCCGCGCCGGAGCGTGGCAGGCTGGCCATGGCGATGGGAGCCATCCGCGCCCGCAAGTCCCTCGATGAAGCAGCGGGTTGGCTGGCCCCCCTGGGCGGGGCGCATCTGCGTTCCGGTGACGAGATGGCCCGGCTGTTCGCCCAACATCCCGAAAGCATCACCGCCGCAGCAGAACTGGGGCAGCAGTGCGCTTTCGGGTTGCAGCTCATCGCCCCCCGGCTGCCACCCTTCGACGTCCCGGACGGGCACACCGAGGACAGCTACCTGCGTGAGCTGGCCATGGAAGGCGCTGCGCGACGATACGGGCCACGCGATGGCGCCCCGCGGGCATACGCGCAGATCGAACGCGAACTCGACATCATCTCCCGGCTGGACTTCCCCGGCTATTTCCTGGTGGTCAACGACATCACCCGGTTCTGCCGCGACAACAAGATCCTGTGCCAGGGCCGAGGGTCGGCGGCCAACTCCGCGGTCTGCTACGCCCTCGGGGTCACCGCCATCGACCCTGTTGCCAACGATCTGTTGTTCGAGCGTTTCCTCTCTCCGGCGCGCGACGGGCCACCCGATATCGACATCGACATCGAATCCGACCTGCGTGAACACGCCATTCAGTACGTCTACCAGAAGTACGGACGTGACTACGCCGCGCAGGTGGCCAACGTCATCACCTACCGCGGGCGCAGTGCCGTCCGTGACATGGCACGCGCACTGGGTTTTTCGCAGGGCCAGCAGGACGCCTGGAGCAAGCAGATCAGTCGGTGGGACGGGTTGGCTGATTCTCCGGATGTTGACGGCATCCCGGAACCGGTGATCGACCTCGCGCTGCAGATCAAGAACCTGCCGCGGCACATGGGCATCCACTCCGGCGGCATGGTGATCTGCGACCGCCCCATTGCCGACGTATGCCCGGTGGAATGGGCCCGCATGGAGAACCGCAGTGTGTTGCAGTGGGACAAAGACGACTGTGCGGCAATAGGTCTGGTGAAGTTCGACCTGCTGGGCCTCGGCATGCTCTCGGCCATGCACTACGCCGTGGACCTGCTGGAGGAACACAAAGGCATCGAGGTGGACTTCGCCACCTTGGACCTGTCCGAACCGGCCGTCTACGAAATGCTGCAGAAAGCCGATTCCGTCGGGGTGTTCCAGGTGGAGTCACGTGCGCAGATGGCCACCCTGCCGCGGCTGAAACCGCGTGTCTTCTACGACCTGGTGGTCGAAGTGGCGCTGATCCGGCCCGGGCCCATCCAAGGCAACTCGGTGCACCCGTACATCAACCGCCGCAACGGTGTCGAGCCGGTGATCTACGACCATCCGTCTATGGAGCCCGCTCTGCGGAAGACGTTGGGGGTGCCGCTGTTTCAGGAGCAGCTGATGCAGCTGGCCGTCGACTGCGCGGGTTTCACCGCCGCCGAGGCCGACCAGCTGCGTCGCGCCATGGGGTCCAAACGCTCCACCGAGAAGATGCGCAGGCTGCGCGGCCGGTTCTACGACGGCATGCAGCAGCTGCACGGCATCACCGGCCCGCTGGCTGACCGCATTTACGAAAAGTTGGAGGCATTCGCCAATTTTGGTTTCCCGGAGAGTCATTCGCTGAGCTTCGCGTCGCTGGTGTTCTACTCCTCGTGGCTGAAACTGCACCATCCGGCGGCGTTCTGCGCGGCGCTGCTGCGGGCGCAGCCCATGGGGTTCTACTCGTCGCAGTCTCTGGTGGCCGACGCACGCAGACACGGCGTTCTGGTCCACGGCCCCGACGTCAACGCCAGCCTGGCTCACCCCACGCTGGAGAATGCGGGCACCGAGGTGCGCCTCGGGCTCGGCGAGGTCCGCCACATCGGTGAGGGCCTGGCGCAGAAGATCGTCGATCAGCGAAACGCACACGGGCCCTTCAGTTCCCTGCTGGATCTCACCGGCCGGGTGCAGCTGTCCGTGCCACAAACCGAGGCGCTGGCCACCGCAGGCGCGCTGGGCTGCTTCGGAATCACCCGGCGAGAGGGGCTGTGGGCGGCCGGTGCGGCCGCGGCGGAGCGGCCCGACCGATTGCCCGGAGTGGGGTCGTCGTCGCATGTGCCCACCCTGCCCGGCATGAGTGACGTGGAACTGGCCGCCTCCGACGTCTGGGCCACCGGCGTCTCCCCGGACAGTTTCCCGACGCAGTTCCTCCGGGAGGATCTGGACGCTCTGGGCGTGGTGCCCGCCAACCGACTGCTGGACGTGCCCGACGGCACCCGCATCCTGATCGCCGGTGCGGTGACGCACCGGCAGCGACCTGCCACGGCGCAGGGGGTGACGTTCCTGGGTTTGGAGGACGAGACCGGGTTGATGAACGTGCTGTGTTCACCCGGGGTGTGGGGGCGGCATCGGCGGTTGGCGCAGACCGCGTCGGCGCTGATGATCCGTGGCATCGTCCAGAACGCCTCCGGCGCGGTCACCGTGGTGGCCGACCGGATGGAGAAGCTGACGATGCGAGTTGCCTCGAAGTCGCGGGATTTCCGCTGA
- a CDS encoding enhanced intracellular survival protein Eis, with amino-acid sequence MSQWSVRSATEDDRMSMLRLDATSFGVHTPPESQPPWKVMAADEGSVVVTDGDDVIGTALYLDLEMTVPGGARLPVAGVSAVAVAPTHRRRGVLRALYTELHQRIADAGYPIAGLTASEGGIYGRFEYGPATVERSLSVQRRFAVFHDDAPDVGGVRLIAAGEHRDQMMEIYERWRLRTPGGLACPPALWDDLLADREADRNGGSAWYALLHPDGCALYRVHRGDSMEVRVEAMTAVTPQAHAALWRTLLGLDLMEKVHIDTHPADPLPYLLVDSRQVRTTAQVDALWLRIMDIPAALQARTYLADVHVVIDVVDRFRRDGGRFAVDITGGHAQCVPTDAPFDLQMNLDVLGSIYLGTHTVRELAAANRIRCATAELLMPTDLAFGSAVPAELGFHF; translated from the coding sequence ATGAGCCAGTGGTCAGTGCGGTCGGCCACCGAGGACGACCGTATGTCGATGTTGCGTTTGGACGCAACCAGTTTCGGTGTCCATACACCACCAGAGAGTCAGCCGCCGTGGAAGGTGATGGCAGCTGACGAGGGCTCGGTGGTGGTTACCGACGGTGACGACGTCATCGGCACGGCCCTCTACCTGGATCTGGAGATGACGGTGCCCGGCGGTGCCCGGTTGCCGGTCGCCGGCGTATCTGCGGTAGCGGTGGCGCCCACGCACCGGCGCCGTGGCGTGCTGCGAGCGCTCTACACCGAACTGCACCAACGGATCGCCGACGCCGGTTATCCGATTGCCGGGCTCACGGCCAGTGAAGGCGGTATCTACGGCCGCTTCGAGTACGGCCCGGCCACCGTGGAACGCAGCCTGTCGGTGCAGCGGCGCTTTGCGGTGTTCCACGACGACGCCCCCGATGTCGGCGGCGTCCGCCTGATCGCCGCCGGTGAGCACCGCGACCAGATGATGGAGATCTACGAGCGCTGGCGCCTGCGTACTCCTGGCGGGTTGGCCTGCCCACCGGCGCTCTGGGATGACCTGCTGGCCGACCGGGAAGCCGACCGCAACGGGGGCAGTGCCTGGTACGCGCTGCTGCATCCGGACGGTTGTGCGCTGTACCGGGTGCATCGCGGCGACTCGATGGAGGTGCGCGTGGAGGCGATGACGGCCGTGACACCGCAGGCGCACGCCGCGCTCTGGCGGACCCTGCTGGGTCTGGACCTGATGGAGAAGGTCCACATCGACACCCATCCGGCCGATCCGCTGCCGTACCTGCTGGTGGACTCACGCCAAGTGAGGACCACCGCACAGGTCGATGCCCTCTGGCTGCGGATCATGGACATTCCGGCCGCACTGCAGGCCCGCACGTATCTGGCCGACGTGCACGTGGTGATCGATGTCGTGGACCGGTTCCGCCGCGACGGTGGCCGGTTCGCTGTCGACATCACCGGTGGGCACGCCCAGTGTGTGCCCACCGACGCGCCGTTCGATCTGCAGATGAATCTGGATGTCCTCGGCAGTATCTACCTGGGCACACATACTGTGCGGGAGCTTGCTGCCGCCAACCGGATTCGCTGCGCCACCGCGGAACTGCTGATGCCGACGGACTTGGCGTTCGGCAGTGCAGTGCCGGCCGAACTCGGGTTCCATTTCTGA
- a CDS encoding GAF domain-containing sensor histidine kinase, translating into MFETTGIAAHEFKHSGVSTSTLDALGIMHPELLVLTDESAAMTLAGQRIREIGDFDMSLVGRIEFGGAMVHRNWQGTKSKALHRLVVPEGVGLGGKSILLRKPVWVRDYLSDTGITHDFDELVAQESLRGMLAVPMIYEDRVLGAVYVGTREYSSFGDRVIAEIESTAATAAVTIVSAARVAAQTELAVEAERNRLAEALHDSVSPVLFRIGAELQSLRAIADTQAIHDRLQDITVQVHAVNASIRRSLTDLSSRPPERELPVSIEEDCQAFALRTGIPARFLPLTESPDLDSSRVDALQRLVREALVNIEKHADASTVVVSLSVRLGTVTVVVSDDGCGVDPAEDRSCSSQLGLSLAMGRLERLGGGVSVVSDEESGTTVRGWVRVIDSSGA; encoded by the coding sequence GTGTTCGAAACCACAGGTATCGCAGCCCACGAGTTCAAGCATTCGGGCGTCAGCACCTCCACCTTGGACGCGCTGGGAATCATGCATCCCGAACTGCTCGTGTTGACGGACGAATCGGCTGCCATGACATTGGCGGGCCAGCGCATCCGGGAGATCGGCGACTTCGACATGTCGCTGGTCGGCCGCATCGAATTCGGTGGGGCGATGGTGCACCGAAACTGGCAGGGGACAAAGAGCAAGGCTTTGCACCGTCTGGTGGTGCCGGAAGGCGTCGGCCTCGGCGGAAAGAGTATCTTGCTCCGCAAGCCGGTATGGGTCAGGGACTACCTCTCGGACACCGGGATCACGCATGATTTCGACGAGCTCGTGGCGCAGGAGTCACTCCGTGGCATGCTGGCGGTGCCCATGATCTACGAAGATCGGGTGCTAGGCGCCGTGTACGTGGGGACCCGAGAATATTCGTCTTTTGGTGATCGGGTTATCGCCGAGATCGAATCGACGGCCGCCACTGCCGCCGTCACCATCGTCAGTGCTGCGCGCGTGGCTGCTCAGACCGAACTGGCGGTCGAGGCCGAGCGCAATCGACTCGCCGAAGCCCTGCACGATTCGGTCAGCCCGGTCCTGTTCCGGATCGGTGCCGAGTTACAGAGTCTGCGGGCGATTGCTGACACCCAGGCAATCCACGATCGGCTGCAGGACATCACCGTTCAAGTGCATGCCGTCAACGCTTCGATTCGCAGATCGCTGACGGACCTGAGCTCGCGTCCGCCTGAACGGGAACTGCCGGTGAGTATCGAGGAAGATTGCCAGGCTTTTGCGCTGCGGACCGGTATCCCAGCCCGCTTTCTGCCTCTGACGGAATCCCCGGATCTGGACAGCAGCCGCGTAGACGCCCTGCAGCGCTTGGTGCGCGAGGCCCTTGTCAACATCGAGAAGCACGCCGATGCCTCCACAGTCGTGGTCAGCCTGTCAGTGCGTTTAGGCACGGTCACGGTCGTTGTCAGCGACGACGGCTGCGGCGTGGACCCGGCCGAAGACCGTTCGTGTAGCAGTCAATTGGGCCTCAGCTTGGCCATGGGACGGCTGGAAAGGCTTGGTGGCGGGGTGTCTGTCGTCAGCGACGAGGAGAGTGGGACCACCGTGCGCGGCTGGGTCCGCGTGATCGATAGCTCGGGTGCATGA
- a CDS encoding APC family permease, whose amino-acid sequence MTDQDTVVSSKGLATGKVGTFSGAILGISSVAPGYTLTASIGLIVAAVGLKMPAIFIAGFIPMFLTAYAYRELNSRTPDCGASFTWSTKAFGPYVGWMCGWGMVIATIIVLSNLAAIAVEFFYLFIAELVDQPSIADLAYNTAVNIISTLAFLGLATFIASRGITTSERVQYVLVGFQMVVLVTFAVVAIAHVGAGDAPAGLSFDLDWFNPFTGLAMGAFVIGVTGSIFAFWGWDTCLTLGEESKDPTKVPGRAGLLCVVSILITYLLVAVAVMMYAGIGTDGLGLGNEDNSANVFGALADPVLGDTGGLVLYLAVFASSVASLQTTFLPAARAMLAMGAYGAFPKKFSEVSPRFLTPSFSTAVAGLITGVFYTAVSLLSESVLLDTIAALGIMICWYYGITAFACVWYFRGELFSSAHNIVFKFLFPLLGGLILAAVFVISVKESMNPDNGSGASIGGIGLVFFLGFGLLLIGAILMLVMRSRSPAFFRGETISAD is encoded by the coding sequence ATGACCGACCAGGACACCGTAGTTTCGTCCAAAGGACTGGCCACCGGCAAAGTCGGCACGTTCTCCGGTGCCATCCTGGGCATCTCGTCCGTGGCGCCGGGATACACGCTGACCGCCAGCATCGGCCTGATCGTTGCCGCGGTGGGACTTAAAATGCCCGCCATCTTCATCGCCGGCTTCATCCCGATGTTCCTCACCGCATACGCCTACCGTGAGCTGAACTCCCGCACTCCGGACTGCGGAGCGTCATTCACGTGGTCCACCAAGGCATTCGGGCCATACGTCGGCTGGATGTGTGGATGGGGCATGGTGATCGCGACCATCATCGTGCTGTCCAACCTGGCCGCCATCGCCGTCGAGTTCTTCTATCTGTTCATCGCTGAACTGGTGGACCAACCATCCATCGCCGATCTGGCCTACAACACGGCAGTCAACATCATCAGCACACTGGCCTTCCTGGGCCTGGCGACCTTCATCGCCAGCCGGGGTATCACCACCAGTGAGCGTGTGCAGTACGTACTGGTGGGTTTTCAGATGGTGGTGCTGGTCACCTTCGCCGTGGTGGCTATCGCCCATGTCGGCGCCGGTGATGCGCCCGCCGGGCTGAGTTTCGACCTGGACTGGTTCAACCCGTTCACCGGTTTGGCCATGGGCGCCTTCGTCATCGGCGTCACCGGGTCGATCTTCGCGTTCTGGGGCTGGGACACCTGCCTGACACTGGGGGAGGAGTCCAAGGATCCGACCAAGGTGCCCGGTAGGGCCGGATTACTCTGTGTTGTCTCGATTCTCATCACCTACCTGTTGGTCGCGGTCGCGGTGATGATGTACGCGGGCATCGGTACCGACGGCCTCGGTCTGGGCAACGAGGACAACAGCGCCAATGTCTTCGGTGCGTTGGCGGACCCGGTACTGGGTGACACCGGAGGCCTGGTGCTGTACCTCGCGGTGTTCGCCTCCTCGGTGGCCAGCCTGCAGACCACCTTCCTGCCCGCCGCCCGGGCAATGCTGGCGATGGGGGCCTACGGCGCCTTCCCGAAGAAGTTCTCCGAGGTGAGCCCGCGGTTTCTCACGCCGTCTTTCAGCACCGCCGTGGCAGGCCTGATCACGGGCGTCTTCTACACCGCGGTGAGCCTGCTGTCGGAGTCGGTGCTGTTGGACACCATTGCCGCACTGGGCATCATGATCTGCTGGTACTACGGCATCACGGCGTTTGCCTGTGTCTGGTACTTCCGTGGCGAACTGTTCTCCAGCGCGCACAACATCGTGTTCAAGTTCCTGTTCCCACTGCTGGGTGGGTTGATCCTGGCGGCGGTGTTCGTCATCTCCGTCAAGGAGAGCATGAACCCGGACAACGGCAGCGGCGCATCCATCGGCGGTATCGGGTTGGTGTTCTTCCTCGGCTTCGGGTTACTGCTGATCGGCGCAATCCTGATGCTGGTCATGCGCTCCCGCAGCCCCGCCTTCTTTCGTGGTGAGACCATCAGTGCCGACTGA
- a CDS encoding response regulator has translation MTQDSRTIRIFVVDDHPIVRGGVELLARQDPGLEVVGGALSGAEAVELARSLPIDVILLDLRLPDIPAPELITRLRRVARHARILLFTAFADHGAIDLLMEAGADGCLVKDISGQDFATAIHRVSSGIRVVDPRLAGSRKAATSEALHRAGLTRREYEVLRFAAMGNSNPEIAQELLLARNTVKTYLQSAMQKLNARNRVEAIARAHELRLL, from the coding sequence ATGACCCAAGACTCGAGGACGATCCGCATCTTTGTCGTCGACGACCACCCCATCGTGCGCGGCGGAGTGGAACTCCTGGCCCGGCAGGACCCAGGACTCGAGGTGGTCGGAGGTGCGCTGAGCGGGGCGGAGGCCGTCGAGTTGGCCCGTAGCTTGCCGATCGACGTCATCCTGCTCGACCTGCGACTCCCCGACATCCCGGCCCCCGAACTGATCACACGATTGCGCCGGGTCGCACGACACGCGCGGATACTGCTGTTCACCGCGTTCGCTGATCATGGTGCCATCGACCTGTTGATGGAGGCGGGCGCGGACGGGTGCCTTGTCAAGGACATCAGCGGACAGGACTTCGCCACGGCGATCCACCGAGTGTCCAGTGGAATCCGGGTTGTGGACCCGAGGTTGGCTGGGTCGCGCAAAGCCGCGACATCGGAGGCTTTGCACCGGGCGGGTCTGACCCGTCGCGAGTACGAGGTATTGCGTTTTGCGGCAATGGGAAACAGTAATCCTGAGATTGCTCAGGAACTGTTACTCGCGCGCAACACCGTCAAGACCTATCTGCAGAGTGCGATGCAGAAGCTGAATGCACGCAACCGTGTCGAAGCAATCGCGCGTGCGCACGAACTCCGCTTGCTCTGA